The Microbulbifer pacificus sequence TTCGAAATGAACGAGGCCTTCTCCGCAGTCGTTTTGCGATTTATGCGGGATCTGGGTATTTCCCATGACGTCACCAACGTCAATGGCGGTGCGATCGCGATGGGGCATCCGTTGGGTGCCACCGGCGCCATGTTGGTAGGAACAATGACCGATGAGCTGGAACGTCGCCAATTGCGGCGTGGTTTGATCGCGCTGTGTGTGGGCGGCGGCCAGGGAATTGCCGCGATCATTGAGCGCGTTTAAGCGGTACTGAAGAGCTTGGAATTCGAGTATGAACATAAAAGATAAGGTGGCCATTGTTACCGGTGGCGCATCCGGGTTGGGGCGGGCTACGGTGGAGCGCTACCTGAAAGATGGTGCCAAGGTGGCGATATTCGATATGAATGCAGAGGCCGGTAGCCGGTTGGCGGCAGATCTTGGGGCCAACGTGGCGTTCTTTACCGTTGATGTTTCCGATGAAGATTCGGTGGCCGCTGGCATTAAACAGGTACTTCACACCTTCGGGGAAATTCACATTCTGAATAACTTTGCGGGTATAGCTCCGGCCTGTAAAACCCTGGGCAAGCGTGGCCCACATCCACTGCCTGACTATATGAAGGTCATTATGATCAATCAGGTTGGGAGTTTTAATATGGCCCGACTCTGTGCCGAGCAGATGGCAAAAAATAGCCCGGTTAACGAAGATGGTGAGCGAGGCGTAATCATCAATACCGCATCCGTTGCCGCGTATGAGGGGCAGATAGGGCAGGTAGCCTACAGTGCGAGTAAGGCGGCGGTGGTGGGTATGACCTTACCGATGGCTAGAGAGCTGGCCCCTTACGGTATCCGCGTTGTCACCATAGCGCCCGGCCTGGTGCACACACCTCTTTTTGATGCGGTCGATGAAACCTATTACAAATCGCTCGAAGCCTCCACAGTATTTCCCTCCCGCCTAGGACGGGTTAGCGAAATTGCAGATCTCTCCGCGCATCTGATTGAAAATTCCTACATCAATGGCGAGTGCATACGTATTGATGCTGGCATTCGCATGCAGCCAAAATAATTAGGGGTGATAAACCATTATGGATTTTGCACTCACTGAAGAGCAGATGATGGTGCAGGAGGCCGCGCGTGAGTTTGCGAGTCGAGAGCTAAAACCCATTGCTAAGGAATTGGATGAGACCGGTAATCGAGCGCTCTTTTTGGCAAAACTCAAGCAGTTGGCCGAACTCGGCTTTATGGGCATCAATATTGATCCAACGTTTGGTGGAACCGGTGCCGGCTCAATCGCATTCAGTCTTGCGATCACGGAGCTGGCCCGCGGCTGTGCCTCGACTGCTACCACCACGTCTGTCACCAATATGGTTGCGGAAGTCATCCAGACGGTTGGAAACAATGAGCAAAAGGCAGCGTATCTGCCGAAGCTCTGTAACGGAGAGTATTCGGCAGGGGCGTTTTGTCTGACAGAGCCAGGATCCGGATCTGATGCTGCCGCGATGCGCACCCGCGCGGTGAAGGACGGCGACAGCTATGTATTGAATGGCAACAAGCTTTTTATCAGTAGTGCGGAATATGCCGGCATTTTCATCGTATGGGCTGTTACCAACACAGAAGCCAGTAAAGGTAAGGGCATATCATGCTTTCTCGTGGAGGCTGGAACACCGGGGTTAGTGATTGGGCGGGCTGAAGACAAAATGGGGCAAAAGGCAACAGTGACGAACGAGGTGGCCTTTGATCACTGCCGAGTCCCTGCTTGTAACCTGCTTGGTGAGGTTGATCGCGGATTTCGCATTGCCGCCGCAGAGCTGGCAGGCGGGCGGATTGGTATTGGCTCCCTCGCCCTCGGCATCGGACTGGAAGCGCTGGATCGAGCTCGACTATATCTTCAGGAGCGGGAGCAGTTTGGTCGCAAACTCGCGGAGTTTCAGGGCTTGCAATGGCAGCTCGCCGACAAGTACACCGATTTGGAAGCTGCGCGACTTCTTCTCATGCAGGCGGCTTGGCAGAAGGATGCGGGCATGCATTTCGGCCCCGCCGCCTCCATGGCCAAGCTTTACGCCAGTGAGAAGGCGAACTCTGCCTGTTATATCGCGCAGCAGATGCATGGCGGTGCTGGTTACACAAAGGAATTGCCGCTTGAGCGAATGGTACGAGACATCCGTATTACCACAATATATGAAGGTACCAGCGAGATTCAGCGAATGATTATTGCCCGCGAACTCATGAACGCCGTGAGTTGAGCTGAGCAAAGCCGGGAAGAGAGGCCGGCTCAGTCAGGCCGCTGTTGGCTGCCATATTGTTCCTTGCCACTCTCTGATGGATAGCCAGCCTGGCCTGTTCGGGGTGTAGAATGCCTCCCTCGATCATCGTCGGAGAACACGCGAAATGAACACCACCCCCGTATTCTATCCAATCGGTACTCCCGGCACGCCCTGGGGCGATCTGGAGCGCGCCGAGTGGTTGTCACGACAGACTCGCCAGCGCAGCTACGCATCTGAAGTGGTGAGTAAGATCGAGGGCCTGCGTGATCGTTTTGACGTGGAAGAGTACGGCCGTCTGGAATATGGCGACGAGAGCTTTCCGCTGCTGGCAATCCGCAGCCATGACTGGAGTG is a genomic window containing:
- a CDS encoding SDR family NAD(P)-dependent oxidoreductase; translation: MNIKDKVAIVTGGASGLGRATVERYLKDGAKVAIFDMNAEAGSRLAADLGANVAFFTVDVSDEDSVAAGIKQVLHTFGEIHILNNFAGIAPACKTLGKRGPHPLPDYMKVIMINQVGSFNMARLCAEQMAKNSPVNEDGERGVIINTASVAAYEGQIGQVAYSASKAAVVGMTLPMARELAPYGIRVVTIAPGLVHTPLFDAVDETYYKSLEASTVFPSRLGRVSEIADLSAHLIENSYINGECIRIDAGIRMQPK
- a CDS encoding acyl-CoA dehydrogenase family protein, which gives rise to MDFALTEEQMMVQEAAREFASRELKPIAKELDETGNRALFLAKLKQLAELGFMGINIDPTFGGTGAGSIAFSLAITELARGCASTATTTSVTNMVAEVIQTVGNNEQKAAYLPKLCNGEYSAGAFCLTEPGSGSDAAAMRTRAVKDGDSYVLNGNKLFISSAEYAGIFIVWAVTNTEASKGKGISCFLVEAGTPGLVIGRAEDKMGQKATVTNEVAFDHCRVPACNLLGEVDRGFRIAAAELAGGRIGIGSLALGIGLEALDRARLYLQEREQFGRKLAEFQGLQWQLADKYTDLEAARLLLMQAAWQKDAGMHFGPAASMAKLYASEKANSACYIAQQMHGGAGYTKELPLERMVRDIRITTIYEGTSEIQRMIIARELMNAVS